The genomic DNA CCATCGAATCGATATGTTCGTAAATCTGTTCTTTGAAGTCGCCGACTTCTTCGATGCTTTTGTTTTCGACGCCCATAAAACAGACATGCTTAATGCAAGGCTGCTGGACACCGATGGCTCCCTCGTGAGAAACTGTTTGAATCGTCTGCATTTGACGGCCGAGCAGCTTGCCGACGGATTCATCAATGAGTGGCTTCCAGGTTTCCGCACCGGCAGTATGACTGCCGACCATGTCTTTGTCGCTCTCATCGAGTATATGCGCGACCTGACGACCTTTGCAGCCGATGAAGGTGAAACCGGTTGCAGTCAATGCAAACTGTGACAAAAAGGAGCGTCGATCCATGACATGACTCCGCGAGCGAATGAAGGTGTGGTGAGAAAGAGGGTGAACTTTCGAAGGTGGGATTCTGTAGTTCGTGAATCATATCCTACGAAAGCAAAGTTCCCAAATTATTTTTTCGACACAATCGTTACCCAGACTTATTGCATTATTTGTAATAGTCCTGGCAATTCAGCGAATAACCCGGCACGAAAAGTGTATTTTAGTACACTTCCCAGGGCGACGACTGCTTTTGACTGAATT from Rubinisphaera italica includes the following:
- a CDS encoding penicillin-binding protein activator LpoB is translated as MDRRSFLSQFALTATGFTFIGCKGRQVAHILDESDKDMVGSHTAGAETWKPLIDESVGKLLGRQMQTIQTVSHEGAIGVQQPCIKHVCFMGVENKSIEEVGDFKEQIYEHIDSMVNSSEMFRMISRRFVEAGLRESHLAPGDLFIPANQRMFAAVLEQMQQPFDYLLFAKITSGTTSSNKNNYQRDYLLTLEMVNVYDGSYDKESATIRKGYHKSAVGKMLQY